From the Primulina tabacum isolate GXHZ01 chromosome 15, ASM2559414v2, whole genome shotgun sequence genome, one window contains:
- the LOC142527874 gene encoding uncharacterized protein LOC142527874, whose product MNSSFQGPNTAVKVYRHLLKAVRKYVGKEEHKAHFTDFIKQEFRKNINFKDSWKLKLASDYTFYLNSVHHHKDLLLSYNIAVDRTDEMKKILGKSAASVGLKLPDVYQP is encoded by the exons ATGAATTCATCATTTCAAGGACCAAATACGGCAGTGAAGGTTTATAGACACCTTCTAAAAGCAGTTAGGAAATATGTTGGAAAAGAAGAACACAAGGCCCATTTCACTGATTTTATCAAGCAGGAATTTAGGAAGAATATTAACTTTAAGGACTCATGGAAGTTGAAGCTTGCCAGTGATTACACCTTCTATCTTAACAGTGTCCATCATCACAAG GATTTATTATTGTCGTACAATATTGCGGTGGATAGGACAGATgagatgaaaaaaatattaggaAAATCTGCTGCAAGTGTGGGCCTCAAGCTTCCTGATGTCTATCAACCTTGA
- the LOC142527144 gene encoding uncharacterized protein LOC142527144 isoform X1, which produces MGSSHTKEKCNPSEKVVEGLKNKVRLLQGDINEMMRIRESEYQSYERESIFFELKKAEWKRERRRLKAELKRLIMACEEKEEMRSKCMGSKCDEHENGWKMGRDETVVKWKQLYLAVKIELDDLIQRTHTDTEGRMDWKTEDTDILMELKKELRSKEEKIEILQAKLMSVEDQESRREREMGILRQSLRIMSHKKRATTSARGQSRNLDI; this is translated from the exons ATGGGCAGTTCTCACACCAAAGAAAAGTGCAACCCGAGTGAAAAGGTGGTGGAAGGTTTGAAAAACAAAGTGAGGCTTCTCCAAGGGGACATCAATGAAATGATGAGGATCAGAGAGAGTGAATACCAATCTTACGAGCGCGAATCGATCTTTTTCGAGCTCAAGAAAGCGGAGTGGAAGCGAGAAAGGAGAAGATTGAAAGCGGAGCTGAAGAGACTGATAATGGCTTGTGAAGAAAAGGAAGAGATGAGGTCGAAATGCATGGGAAGCAAGTGTGATGAACATGAGAATGGGTGGAAAATGGGGAGAGATGAAACTGTGGTGAAATGGAAACAGCTCTATCTTGCAGTCAAGATTGAGCTTGATGATCTTATCCAGAGGACTCATACTGATACAG AAGGAAGAATGGACTGGAAAACAGAGGACACAGACATATTGATGGAGTTGAAGAAGGAACTTAGATCCAAAGAAGAGAAAATCGAGATTCTACAAGCGAAGTTAATGTCAGTGGAGGATCAAGAATCCAGGAGGGAGAGGGAGATGGGAATATTAAGACAGAGCTTGAGAATCATGAGCCACAAGAAGAGAGCAACCACCTCGGCCAGAGGTCAATCAAGAAATTTAGACATATGA
- the LOC142527144 gene encoding uncharacterized protein LOC142527144 isoform X2: protein MGSSHTKEKCNPSEKVVEGLKNKVRLLQGDINEMMRIRESEYQSYERESIFFELKKAEWKRERRRLKAELKRLIMACEEKEEMRSKCMGSKCDEHENGWKMGRDETVVKWKQLYLAVKIELDDLIQRTHTDTGRMDWKTEDTDILMELKKELRSKEEKIEILQAKLMSVEDQESRREREMGILRQSLRIMSHKKRATTSARGQSRNLDI, encoded by the exons ATGGGCAGTTCTCACACCAAAGAAAAGTGCAACCCGAGTGAAAAGGTGGTGGAAGGTTTGAAAAACAAAGTGAGGCTTCTCCAAGGGGACATCAATGAAATGATGAGGATCAGAGAGAGTGAATACCAATCTTACGAGCGCGAATCGATCTTTTTCGAGCTCAAGAAAGCGGAGTGGAAGCGAGAAAGGAGAAGATTGAAAGCGGAGCTGAAGAGACTGATAATGGCTTGTGAAGAAAAGGAAGAGATGAGGTCGAAATGCATGGGAAGCAAGTGTGATGAACATGAGAATGGGTGGAAAATGGGGAGAGATGAAACTGTGGTGAAATGGAAACAGCTCTATCTTGCAGTCAAGATTGAGCTTGATGATCTTATCCAGAGGACTCATACTGATACAG GAAGAATGGACTGGAAAACAGAGGACACAGACATATTGATGGAGTTGAAGAAGGAACTTAGATCCAAAGAAGAGAAAATCGAGATTCTACAAGCGAAGTTAATGTCAGTGGAGGATCAAGAATCCAGGAGGGAGAGGGAGATGGGAATATTAAGACAGAGCTTGAGAATCATGAGCCACAAGAAGAGAGCAACCACCTCGGCCAGAGGTCAATCAAGAAATTTAGACATATGA
- the LOC142526524 gene encoding uncharacterized protein LOC142526524 translates to MTSLSMWPDNSASTAAQSTSNFQPPQRQATPPAGHSQQSNSRQSNVYRLLARREVSSRTKRAPKKLWGKTSSHIDFSGIKCEIAEDARQELFSWAEAESLLRLSARYCPLLPPPRSTIAAAFSADGKTLASTHGDHTVKIIDYQTGKCLKVLSGHRRTPWVVRFHPLHPEVLASGSLDHEVRLWDAKSADCIGSRDFYRPIASIAFHAQGEILAVASGRKLYIWHYNRSGEASSPRIILRTCRSLRAVHFHPHAAPFLLTAEVNDLDSSDPSMTLATSPGYLRYPPPTIYLADTHSSYRSNSGNELPIMSIPFLLWPSIGRRDGTLPSQQNNGDANPNASQQVVDSSASVRLLTFSTPSGQYELVLSPIESSSSPVREDVQNSSLTREMDDAVSQPAVDAMEMDVQTEETSNPFFPIGDSAYWEIPFLQGWFIGQSQAGQPALLPQNGGASEGLSSYSAMGNPSSMVPLVIPNNVGTSRVSSRTGSCHRSSRPRTIPAVGSSDVAAFNGIPSEQGNSQPFMNQVQSEVATSLAAAAAAELPCTVKLRIWSHDVKNPCTPLDTKQCLLTIPHAVLCSEMGAHFSPCGRFLAVCVACILPNMEADPGFQGHVRHDVTGASTSPTRHPVLAHQVVYELRIYSLEAAAFGSVLASRAIRAAHCLTSIQFSPTSEHLLLAYGRRHSSLLKSVVIDGDRTMPIYTILEIYRISDMELVTVLPSAEDEVNVACFHPAVGGGFVYGTKEGKLRILQCDISHGFNTEVSSIPDYNMFEVPAYTIGS, encoded by the exons ATGACGTCATTGTCCATGTGGCCTGATAATTCAGCCTCCACCGCCGCACAATCGACGTCAAATTTCCAGCCGCCGCAGAGACAGGCGACGCCCCCAGCGGGTCATTCCCAGCAATCTAATTCGAGACAAAG TAATGTATATCGCTTGTTAGCACGAAGGGAGGTATCTTCTCGAACAAAACGGGCTCCAAAAAAATTATGGGGCAAGACATCAAGTCATATTGATTTCTCGGGAATCAAATGTGAAATAGCTGAAGATGCCAGACAAGAGCTCTTTTCATG GGCTGAGGCAGAGTCATTGTTACGTTTATCAGCCAGGTATTGCCCTCTACTGCCTCCACCAAGGTCTACTATTGCAGCAGCCTTCAGTGCCGATGGAAAGACACTTGCCTCTACCCA TGGAGATCATACAGTAAAGATAATTGACTATCAAACTGGAAAATGCTTAAAGGTATTGAGTGGTCATCGGAGGACACCTTGGGTG GTTAGATTCCATCCACTCCATCCAGAAGTTCTTGCAAGTGGGAGTTTGGACCATGAAGTTCGATTATGGGACGCAAAATCTGCAGATTGTATTGGATCGCGGGACTTTT ATCGCCCAATAGCTTCAATTGCCTTTCATGCCCAAGGGGAAATTTTGGCTGTAGCTTCAGGCCGCAAG CTCTATATATGGCACTACAACAGGAGTGGGGAGGCTTCCTCTCCAAGGATTATATTAAGGACATGCCGTTCACTCCGTGCTGTGCATTTCCATCCACATGCTGCGCCATTTCTTCTTACTGCTGAG GTCAATGATCTTGACTCATCAGACCCTTCAATGACGCTTGCAACTTCCCCTGGATACTTGCGCTACCCCCCTCCTACTATATATCTGGCAGATACTCACTCTTCTTATCGATCAAATTCAGGAAATGAACTACCGATTATGTCCATACCATTTTTGCTCTGGCCTTCGATTGGCCGACGTGATGGAACTTTGCCTTCCCAGCAAAATAATGGGGATGCAAACCCTAATGCTTCACAACAGGTGGTGGATTCTTCAGCCTCTGTGCGACTTCTCACCTTTTCAACTCCTTCTGGACAGTATGAACTTGTATTGTCTCCGATCGAATCAAGTAGTTCTCCTGTGCGAGAAGATGTGCAAAATAGTTCCTTAACAAGGGAAATGGATGATGCTGTTTCTCAGCCTGCAGTGGATGCAATGGAGATGGATGTGCAGACTGAAGAGACAAGCAATCCCTTTTTTCCAATTGGCGACTCAGCATATTGGGAGATTCCATTTTTGCAAGGCTGGTTTATTGGTCAAAGTCAAGCTGGCCAACCTGCGTTGCTCCCACAAAATGGAGGTGCTAGTGAAGGCTTGTCTTCCTATAGTGCAATGGGGAACCCATCATCAATGGTTCCTCTGGTAATTCCAAACAACGTTGGCACGTCAAGGGTTTCTAGTAGAACTGGTTCATGTCACAGGTCCTCACGGCCCCGCACGATACCAGCAGTTGGATCTAGTGATGTTGCAGCTTTTAATGGTATTCCATCAGAGCAGGGCAATTCACAACCTTTCATGAACCAAGTTCAATCAGAGGTAGCCACGTCTCTAGCTGCAGCTGCAGCTGCCGAATTACCTTGCACAGTGAAACTTAGAATATGGTCTCATGATGTGAAAAATCCTTGTACTCCTCTTGATACAAAACAATGTCTCTTAACGATTCCCCATGCTGTACTTTGTAG TGAAATGGGTGCACATTTTTCACCATGTGGAAGATTTTTAGCTGTCTGTGTGGCGTGTATCCTTCCAAATATGGAAGCGGATCCAGGGTTCCAAGGCCATGTACGGCATGATGTAACAGGAGCTTCAACATCTCCAACCAGGCATCCGGTTTTAGCCCACCAAGTTGTGTATGAACTTAGGATTTATTCCCTTGAAGCAGCTGC TTTTGGCTCAGTTCTAGCATCTCGGGCTATCAGAGCTGCTCATTGTTTGACATCAATACAG TTCTCTCCTACATCAGAGCATCTGTTACTTGCCTATGGTCGGCGCCACAGTTCCCTTCTTAAAAGTGTTGTTATTGATGGAGATCGGACAATGCCAATTTATACTATCCTGGAG ATCTATAGAATTTCTGACATGGAACTTGTGACGGTTCTTCCCAGTGCAGAAGATGAGGTTAATGTAGCCTGTTTCCATCCTGCAGTTGGTGGTGGCTTTGTATATGGAACCAAG GAAGGAAAGCTCAGGATTCTTCAGTGTGATATATCCCATGGATTTAATACTGAAGTATCCTCTATTCCCGATTACAACATGTTTGAG GTTCCAGCATATACAATAGGAAGCTGA